CAGAGCATCGAGGAAATCGTGCCGAGGCTGCCAGCCGAGCTCCGAGCGAATCTTGCGCGTGTCGAGAGCATAGCGGCGGTCGTGGCCGGGTCGGTCCTCGACGAGCCGGATCAAGGAGGCGGGTTTTCCCATCTCGCGCAAGATCAACTCGGTCAACTCCCGGTTCGTCCACTCGTTCTCCGCCCCGATATGGTAGACCTCACCGGGTCGACCCTCCCGAAGGACCAGGTCGAGCCCGGAACAGTGGTCCTCGACGTAAATCCAGTCCCGCACGTTCGCGCCGTCGCCGTAGAGCGGAAGCCACCGGTCTTCGAGGGCATTCGTGATGAAAAGCGGGATCACCTTCTCCGGAAACTGGTAGGGTCCGAAATTGTTCCCGCAACGCGTGACCGTGACAGGAACGGAAAAACTTCTGACGTAGGAAAGGGCGAGGAGGTCGGCGGCCGCCTTCGTCGCGGCGTAGGGGCTGCTCGGCCTCAGCGGCGAATCCTCGGTGAACTTTCCCTCCGCGGCGAGGCTCCCGTACACCTCGTCCGTCGACACCTGAACGAACTTCCGCACCCCCCACCGCCGCGCCGCCTCGAGCAAAACGAGCGTGCCCTCCACGTTCGTGCGCACGAAAACACGGGGTTCGAAAAGGCTCCGGTCCACGTGGGTGGCCGCCGCGCAGTTCACCACCGCGTCGACTCCGTCGCGGAAAACCTCCGAGACGGTCTTCTCGTCCGTGATGTCGCCACGGACGAACCGGTAGCGCGGGTTCGATTCGACGTCGCTCAGGTTCTCGAGGTTCCCGGCGTAGGTAAGAACGTCCAGGTTCACGACGCGATCTTCCGGGTGCTTCCCGAGAAGGTAGCGGATCAGGTTCGAGCCGATGAAGCCGGCACCACCTGTCACGAGGATTTTCATCGTCGGAGCCGCCGAAGGAGGCAGCGTCTATCGTACAATCGCCAGGCCCGACAGAAAAGCCGAACCTCTCCGGCCGAGCAGGGCATCCCGCCCTTTCCGAGCCGCCACGGGGTCAAAAAAAAGGCCGGGTTCGAAAACCCGGCCTTTCGCACGACACTCTTCCCGGATCGCGCTACTGCCTCGGCGCTCGGATCACGTCCCCCTGATCGCGGATTCCCGCGAAATGCACGTTGACTGCCGCCGACGTCGTCCCGTGGGACTCGCGGAGAACGGCCAGGATCCCGTGTCCCTTGTCCGTCTCCGACGTCTGCACCGCCCGAAGACGCGACTGGCCCGCGAGGGTTCCCTGGACGGCAATGTTGAAAATCGAGGCGAAATCGTCGCTCGTGCCGGCCCGCGTGTCGATGTCGGAGAGAGGCCGCGAGTCGAAGCACTGGATGCGGATACTCGTCGAAAGCCTCTGCTCGAATTCGTTGAAAACCAGGAACTGCACCGTCGTCTTGAAGACCGACTGCGTGAGGAAGTCCTGGCTGCAGGGAACGAGCGTCAGGTTGCTCGAGATCGCCGTGCCGCTCTGGGGGTCCGGCGCACCGTCGAAAAAGTGGTCCACGATCAGAATGTTGGGGCAGCCGTCGTATTCGGCCTCGGGGCAGTCCGGTGTCGGGCCGTTGCCGCCGAGGCAAAGAGTGTCGTTCCCGTCGTTCACTCCGAGCGAGCCCAGCCCGATGGCGTTGTACTTCGCGACGTCGACGAGGACCGGGGGGGCACCGGTCGTCACGACGAGAGTCACTTCCCCCTTGAGGTCGTTTCTGGCCACGGGGTTGTCGTTCTCGTCGACCTGGAAGCACTTCATCTCGCCCTGGAAGGGGAACTCGGGTGCGGGCGGAATGTTGCTGTCCTGGTTGAACTGTCCGCCCGGACCGATGTTGAAAATACCGTCCAGCGGGAACTGGTTACCCGGGAGTCCCTCGCTGAGCCTCCAGACAATGGGCTGTCTCCGGGTGAGCGTGAAGCGAAAGTCCGTCTCGCTCCAACCCGGGATGCAGATCCCACCGCCGCACTCCTCGCTGCTCGAACAGACCTGCTGCGGGTTGTTCGAGCAGTGGGCGTTGGCGTTGACCAGGTAGCAGCGAACGTGGACCGGCTCGTCCGCCGTGTTGCTGACCTGGATCAGCGTGTCTTCGTTCTCGGTGACGACCAGCTTCGGGAATACCAGGAGTCCCGCGGGTTTGGTCGCGCTGAGCCCGGCATGAGCCACACCCGCGAGCAGGAGCACTGCCGAGGACACGCCCCAGAAAAACCCGTTCCGCTTCACCATACTCATTGCCCCTCTCCTTCTTTCAGCCGTTGGGGAGATTCCGCGCTTCACGCTCCCGCTACCCCTTCTCGCTCGCTAGAAAAGACCCGAGAGAAGGATCCG
The sequence above is a segment of the Candidatus Binatia bacterium genome. Coding sequences within it:
- a CDS encoding dTDP-glucose 4,6-dehydratase: MKILVTGGAGFIGSNLIRYLLGKHPEDRVVNLDVLTYAGNLENLSDVESNPRYRFVRGDITDEKTVSEVFRDGVDAVVNCAAATHVDRSLFEPRVFVRTNVEGTLVLLEAARRWGVRKFVQVSTDEVYGSLAAEGKFTEDSPLRPSSPYAATKAAADLLALSYVRSFSVPVTVTRCGNNFGPYQFPEKVIPLFITNALEDRWLPLYGDGANVRDWIYVEDHCSGLDLVLREGRPGEVYHIGAENEWTNRELTELILREMGKPASLIRLVEDRPGHDRRYALDTRKIRSELGWQPRHDFLDALRRTIRWYRENRGWWERVKRGEYREYYERAYGERLRGSVPA